DNA sequence from the Pseudoduganella plicata genome:
GCGCTGCTCGTTGGCGTCGGCCGACTGGACGTACACTTTCGCGCCCAGCTTCGTGGCCTCGGCCGTAAAGAAGTCGCGGTCGCGCACCCAGCGTTCCAGGCGCAGGTCGTCAATGGAAAAACCGATCTTGGGATTCTTGGCGTCCGCGTGGGCGGCGCCGCAGGACAGGGCGAGCAGGGCGCCGACAACGGCGGTTTTCAACAGCTTGTTCATACAGTCTCCTGGTTAAGGGCCTTTGCGGCCTCTTGTTCTTGGGGTGGATGATGGTTGTCTGCCTGGTGAATAGTGCTTCTCTGGTGGTTACCTTCTAGTGATTATGCCGCGGCATGACATTGGCGACGCCGCGGTATTCGACGGCCAGCTCCATGCAGGCGCCCGTGTGCATCTGGCCCACGGTAGCACGGTAGATTTCCTGCCACGGCGTCTGGCTTGGCGGTACGGGCGGAATGCCTTCTTCCTTGCGGCGCGCCAGCTCCGCGTCGTCGACCAGCATGTCGCACGTGCCTGCGTTCAGGTCGATGCGGACCGTGTCGCCGGTACGGATGTACGCCAGGCCGCCCCCCACCGCCGCTTCCGGCGACGCGTTCAGAATCGATGGGCTGTCCGACGTGCCGGACTGGCGGCCGTCGCCCAGGGTCGGCAGGTTCTTCACGCCACGCCTGATCAGCGCATCGGGCGGCTGCATGTTGACCACTTCGGCGGAGCCGGGCCAGCCGATGGGACCCGCGCCACGGATGACGAGGATGCAATCCTCGTCGATGTTCAGGCTCGGGTCGTTGATGCGGGCGTGGTAGTCGCCGGAACCGTCGAACACGATGGCGCGGCATTCGAACACGTTTTCCTGCCCGGGCTTGGACAGGTAGCGGGCGCGGAACTCCGGCGAGATGACGGACGTCTTCATGATCGCGAAGTCGAACAGGTTGCCCTTCAGGACAAAGAAGCCCGCAGCCGTTTTCAGCGGCTGGTCGAACGGCGCGATCATCTCGCGGTCGACGCTTTCGTGGCCTTCCAGGTTCGCCGCCATCGTCCTGCCGGTGACGGTGGGGCGGTCGGCGCGCAGCTTGCCGGCCTGCAGCAGCTCCCACATCACGGCGGGCACGCCGCCGGCGCGGTGGAAGCGCTCGCCCAGGTATTTGCCCGAAGGCTGCATGTTCAGCAGCAGCGGCACGTCGTGGCCGTATTCCATCCAGTCTTCCAGCCGCAGCTCGACGCCGGCATGGCGCGCCATGGCGATGATGTGCTGCTGGGCGTTGGTGGAGCCGCCGATGGCCGCGTTGACGACGATCGCATCCAGGAACGCGTCGCGCGACAGGATATCGGATGGCTTGACGTCCAGCTTCGCCAGTTCGACGATGCGCCGGCCCGTCTCGTAGGCCATCTGGCCCCGTTCGCGGTACGGCGCGGGAATGGCGGAGCAGCCGGTCAGCGACATGCCCAGCGCTTCGGCGATGGCGTTCATCGTCGACGCCGTGCCCATCGTGTTGCAGTGCCCGGCGGACGGCGCCGAAGCGGCGGCAATCTGCAGGAATTTCTCATTGTCGATCTCGCCCGCGGCCAGGCGGCGCCGCCCCTTCCAGATGGCGGCGCCGGAACCGACCAGTTCACCATCGAGCCAGCCGTCCAGCATCGGGCCGCCGGACAGCACGATGGCGGGAATGTCCACGGTGGACGCGGCCATGATCTGCGCCGGCGTCGTCTTGTCGCAGCCGGTCGTCAGCACGACGGCGTCGATGGGGTAGCCGTGCAGGATTTCCACCAGTCCCATATAGGCCAGGTTGCGGTCGATGGCGGCGGTGGGGCGGCGGCAGTTCTCGAAGATCGGATGCAGCGGGAATTCCATCGGAATGCCGCCCGCATCGCGGATGCCGTCGCGCACGCGCCTGGCCAGCTCCAGGTGGATGCGGTTGCATGGGCTGATGTCGCTGCCCGACTGGGCGATGCCGATGATCGGCTTGCCCGAGCGCAGCTCGCTCGGTGTGATCCCGTAGTTCATGAAGCGCTCCAGGTACAGCGCGGTCATGTCGATGAAGTCGGGATTGTCGAACCAGTCCTGCGAGCGGTAGCGGCGGGTGGTGTTTTCGGCGCTCATGCGAATTTGTCCATGATGTATTGATGCGCCGGCAGGCCGGGCACGGGCACGCGGAAGGCGAACAGCGCGCCGGCCAGCGGGTGGCGCCCGCGTTCCTCGTCGCTCATGCCTTTCCAGGCGGTGGTGGCAAAGGCCGTGCGCAGGTCCGGGCCGCCGAACGCGATCTTCGTCACGTTCGGGCACGGGAACACGACGAAGTCGAGCAGCTCGCCGGCGGGCGAGTAACGCTCCACGCGGCCGCCGCCGAACAGCGCGACCCACACGCAGCCGTCGGCATCCACGCTGGTGCCGTCCGGGTAGCCGCTGCCGGCGATTTCGACGAACGTGCGGCGGTTCGACAGGGCGCCGGCGGCATCGACGTCGAACGCGTAGACGCGTTTCTGCAGCGTGTCCGTGTGGTAGAAGGTCCTGCGATCCGGGCTGAATGCCGGACCATTGGTGATGACGTAGCCGTGGTCATGGCGGCGCAGCGCGCCGTCGAAACGGTACAGGGCGCCGGTCGGCGCTTCCTCGGCGTTGTCCATGGAGCCGAACCACAGCGCGCCGTCCGGGGCCACGCTGGCGTCGTTCATGCGGTTGCCCGGCAGCTGATCTTCCAGCGTCAGCACGGGCTTGAACGTGGCGCGCGCCGGGTCGTAATGTACCAGCTGGCCAGGCAGGCCGCAAATCAGGCCGCCGCCGCGCACCGGCAGTGCGAAGCCCGTTTCGTCCGGCATGTCGAACGTCTCGCGGTTGCCGCCATCGGGGCCGCAGCGGTGCAGCTTGCGTCCCTTGATGTCGACGAAGTACAGCACCCCTTCGTCCGCATGCCAGACCGGGCCTTCGCCCAGCTTGGCGCCGACGGGCCAGATGCATTCTGGCGCGATCGCCTGGGCGTTCATGCGCCGTACCATCCCGCGTCGACAAAATAATCGCGGCCGGAGCAGCGGCGGGCGTTGTTCGACGCCAGGAACAGCGTCAGTGCCGCCACGTCTTCCGTTTCCACGCGCTCGTGCAGGCATTGCGCGGCCAGGATATTGGCTTCGTCTTCCGGCGAGTGCCACAGGGCCATCTGGCGCGGCGTCCTGATGGAGCCGGGAATGATCGTGTTGACGCGGATGCCGTCGCCGCCGAGGTCGCGCGCCAGGCCGCGCGTCATGCCTTCGATGGCCGCCTTGGCAGTCATGTACAGCGACAGGCTGTCGAGCGCCAGGTGCCACGAGATCGAACCGAAGTTCAGGATCACGCCGCCGCCGGCCGCCTTCATGCCGCCGGCCACCGCCTGCGCGCAGAAGAACTGATGGCGCAGGTTCACGGCCAGGCTGTCGTTCCAGTACTGCGGCGTGACTTCGTGCACCTTGTGGCGGTGGTCGTTGGCGGCGTTGTTGATCAGGATTTCGACGGGGCCGATTTCGTCGGCAATCTGCGCGAACGTCCTGCCCACGGCGTCCAGGTCTGTCAGGTCGCAGTGAATGAAGCGGGGAACGTGTCCCACGCCTTCGGCGCCGGCCAGACCAGTCGCCAGCGCGTGCGACGCTTCGTCGGCGATGTCGAGGAAAACGACCTGCGCGCCCTGGCGGGCGAACGCGTCGACGATGGCCGAACCGATGCCGGTGCCGCCGCCCGTGACGACGACCCGCTTGCCGGCGAGGTCAGGGTAGGTTGCATAGACCATCGCCGTTTTTGCTTCACTCATTATTTCTCTCCAATTGTCGATGCCAGGCCGCGCCGGGCCAGGTTGCCGTACAGGGCGCGAACGCCGAAGGTCCATGGCGCGATCTGGTCGCTGCGCTGGACGTGATTGATCAGCGCACCCAGCGCCGGCGTCGCGATCGTGACGCGGTCGCCCAGGTGGTGCGTGAAGCCGGAGCCGGCGCTGTCGCGGTCCTTGATCGGCGAGAACATCGTGCCGAGGAAGAGCATGAAGCCGTCCGGGTACTGGTGGTGTTTGCCGCAGGTCTGTCCCACCAGGTCGAGCGGGTCGCGGCTGATCTGCTTCATCATGCTCGCGCCGTCGAGCACGAAGCCGTCGTCCGCGCCTTCGATGGTCAGGTGCACTTCCGCATTGCGCACGGTGTCGAGGGTGAAGTTCTTGTCGAACAGGCGAATGAACGGGCCGATGGCGCAGGAGCCGTTGTTGTCCTTGGCTTTGCCCAGCAGCAGGGCGCTGCGGCCCTCGATATCGCGCAGGTTGAC
Encoded proteins:
- a CDS encoding SMP-30/gluconolactonase/LRE family protein, which encodes MNAQAIAPECIWPVGAKLGEGPVWHADEGVLYFVDIKGRKLHRCGPDGGNRETFDMPDETGFALPVRGGGLICGLPGQLVHYDPARATFKPVLTLEDQLPGNRMNDASVAPDGALWFGSMDNAEEAPTGALYRFDGALRRHDHGYVITNGPAFSPDRRTFYHTDTLQKRVYAFDVDAAGALSNRRTFVEIAGSGYPDGTSVDADGCVWVALFGGGRVERYSPAGELLDFVVFPCPNVTKIAFGGPDLRTAFATTAWKGMSDEERGRHPLAGALFAFRVPVPGLPAHQYIMDKFA
- a CDS encoding IlvD/Edd family dehydratase, which encodes MSAENTTRRYRSQDWFDNPDFIDMTALYLERFMNYGITPSELRSGKPIIGIAQSGSDISPCNRIHLELARRVRDGIRDAGGIPMEFPLHPIFENCRRPTAAIDRNLAYMGLVEILHGYPIDAVVLTTGCDKTTPAQIMAASTVDIPAIVLSGGPMLDGWLDGELVGSGAAIWKGRRRLAAGEIDNEKFLQIAAASAPSAGHCNTMGTASTMNAIAEALGMSLTGCSAIPAPYRERGQMAYETGRRIVELAKLDVKPSDILSRDAFLDAIVVNAAIGGSTNAQQHIIAMARHAGVELRLEDWMEYGHDVPLLLNMQPSGKYLGERFHRAGGVPAVMWELLQAGKLRADRPTVTGRTMAANLEGHESVDREMIAPFDQPLKTAAGFFVLKGNLFDFAIMKTSVISPEFRARYLSKPGQENVFECRAIVFDGSGDYHARINDPSLNIDEDCILVIRGAGPIGWPGSAEVVNMQPPDALIRRGVKNLPTLGDGRQSGTSDSPSILNASPEAAVGGGLAYIRTGDTVRIDLNAGTCDMLVDDAELARRKEEGIPPVPPSQTPWQEIYRATVGQMHTGACMELAVEYRGVANVMPRHNH
- a CDS encoding SDR family NAD(P)-dependent oxidoreductase, which encodes MVYATYPDLAGKRVVVTGGGTGIGSAIVDAFARQGAQVVFLDIADEASHALATGLAGAEGVGHVPRFIHCDLTDLDAVGRTFAQIADEIGPVEILINNAANDHRHKVHEVTPQYWNDSLAVNLRHQFFCAQAVAGGMKAAGGGVILNFGSISWHLALDSLSLYMTAKAAIEGMTRGLARDLGGDGIRVNTIIPGSIRTPRQMALWHSPEDEANILAAQCLHERVETEDVAALTLFLASNNARRCSGRDYFVDAGWYGA